From one Plasmodium knowlesi strain H genome assembly, chromosome: 11 genomic stretch:
- a CDS encoding SICAvar, type I yields the protein MASSGVPAGGLLEEWLQKLKENGKLTGSSTGQDIVAKLKKDLKDEFEKLSTWLVDRQESNEVAGLCKDVGKLVRGANGGVVFYLQNLCKGIAEIKYFISGVKKVRKYYGAAEDNQATIEKLTDDKAYPRCIVGTLALSALYGDHCYSGAVMDHLKNDVKVENKIKDTHKDAIANLGICKKVTNADLMFAKSLLQSTIEQRTQQERKERQKNENWRIYWPWSYRPSVCKQPAKAGTTEHEAGRKKILQDNKKSLVEFTLGKNTQSGSNASSTMEDILVNDDYTISGDTLTQALSSAISSGNVDVGKAIENVTKAAKKTEAEVCMKQEGQPFCQRLECAEKHWNLTKGQGNTDNFWNNYVKNELGNLFNRAAASDGGTGGAHCKNASLDGANKEACKHITAKLDIMYRNSKGKHKLSDQIINCLLINAYAKKLNEQAKQRGYCDIGKGIQEAFNHSKTIIGNTSGPCGTGTNGNNCIECKWQESDYENCTIKATDNAAQTENVKSKVESMLNNNRRTKDSPIQKILAEFNKENTLCERINCAANWYKDTKTSGQGNFWEKNGAAVATLWKDLAGAMEKSKGIGNSDCDHVQDGTTASPSDRTACNYLYAGLQKLYEKPDASAGAPAPAAPALSSPDDGILSKNNPSFRQTMGCFLLHAYAKEMKKKSICNIDKGISTAFELGEKLRSSGTCNGGAGSGKGPCVPCQWEQKNFQDCEIKTNGSTDPNYKVENKLKDIVKESDPAVTAAAQKMNEVKDLCKRFQCISEKWLKDVKNKGQNGQNLTKDDWNDVWNEVKAELTELGSAINSNKSTVGTYCSKLGNHTDGRPRDKEACLRIAAGLKSLYDIQDNDKPVKASFKRTMRCVLLNAIADKMKNELPCERGRSVTEGIDKAFKKSNDIMKESEGCKNNDNCFTCERFTGYKNCTFKENSRTAQLTELKKKIDPKLEDSNISSSFTKDSLMRTICGGQCKNMSNLCGRVECVKKQWFDDRGYGTTDTTKADEIWKEVQKQITELDKNIGKNNDDSTDSLCAAVQCTNGNADDCVSKTTCKLIVKALKNIHEMKENGSGSEGAKLNDRIFRSTMRCAILNAFIHTLKEHARNGGYGCAVEKGIKEAFSKGEEEENREKWCKKNGKEDGSCEACEERLCFGSKIGKADKLWDEVMKKLNTDINTKIQPTLSKIKEKVTLCDRVNCIASRVKAKGNEDKFWKTDGEVANLWKDLSEAMKVNGGKDDNGGQCDQMDDNGTAGAKTRPATDPEKKACQYLSAGFKKLRENSSSNRKDGKLLSSSSLRQTMGCFLLHAYANEMKNKSICVIDAGIKRAFKNAGSCNGKRPCVPCHWNEADYDKCQITTTGTNGNTTKSAKDKLKHVQDNINSTAEDNLKKINRMDKLCDYIKCAGPKWFKNKNGGNGNPTQTWCDFWEYEGVKPKLQDLFEKIKSGGQDTNDVCNKFGDGNEDSVERKACNHITAGLQYIKDIQPNGSGGSGQDNQLLQRAVGCIALNMYADQIIKSTDNVCPMDETKISKMFEEWNKSNSLCNGVSNNNGCFECKREANFGSCNLLVDKDLIGTSTVQNANCNDNDDNKDVQKQMKELLEDKSQSNSTIKSNITTTLTTITNMTSSFCTQLQCAAKKWGKTNNKANSNGSVSWDALRDEIEKELKALLENMTEGQTKSEITKYCNDREWGEFGHKGKHTNKAACLLFASGLKHIYTHGNGRGSGQVNGPSFGQTMGCLFLKEYAKQLIDLADKEKKYKVHPLCEIDKGIDHAFSKSEKIMKDTSPCNKNGNSCFECKWNDNDYDDCKIGNDKVKTNVETLFKHDENKKHMQQTLENTVCPILLTDILTPFLPLAPVSIGLSAMAYYLWKYFGPLGKGGPRFRRSPTEIPGSSVQEQVLNHVQQDSSHEYRLVKERKPRSVPTGTKRSGRVNRRTIIEIHFEVLDECQKGDTQLAQKDFLELLVQEFMGSEFMEEEQVPLERVPIEELPSLGSGLLV from the exons ATGGCGTCATCAGGAGTACCTGCTGGTGGACTGCTGGAAGAGTGGCTGCAGAAATTGAAGGAGAATGGGAAATTAACTGGTAGTTCGACGGGTCAGGACATTGTA GCCAAGTTGAAGAAGGATTTGAAAGATGAATTTGAGAAATTGAGCACTTGGCTGGTGGACAGGCAGGAGTCAAATGAGGTAGCGGGTCTTTGTAAGGACGTGGGGAAACTTGTGAGGGGGGCGAACGGTGGTGTCGTGTTCTACTTGCAGAATTTATGTAAAGGGATAGccgaaataaaatatttcatcagTGGAGTAAAGAAGGTTAGGAAATATTATGGCGCAGCGGAGGATAATCAAGCAACAATTGAGAAGCTCACCGATGATAAAGCTTATCCACGTTGTATTGTTGGTACATTGGCCCTATCTGCATTGTACGGAGATCACTGTTATTCAGGCGCAGTCATGGACCACTTAAAGAACGACgtgaaagtggaaaataagATAAAGGACACACACAAGGATGCTATCGCAAACTTGGGTATATGTAAAAAGGTTACCAATGCAGATTTAATGTTTGCTAAATCCTTACTTCAATCTACAATCGAACAAAGGACACAacaggaaaggaaggaaagacagAAGAACGAGAACTGGAGGATATATTGGCCCTGGTCCTATAGGCCAAGTGTCTGTAAGCAGCCGGCGAAAGCGGGAACAACCGAGCACGAGgcagggaggaaaaaaattttacaggacaataaaaaaagtttagTCGAGTTCACTTTAGGGAAGAACACTCAAAGTGGTAGTAATGCATCATCTACCATGGAAGACATCTTAGTAAATGACGACTATACGATTTCAGGGGATACATTAACACAAGCACTCTCATCAGCGATAAGTTCGGGTAATGTTGATGTAGGCAAGGCAATAGAGAATGTAACGAAGGCAGCCAAGAAAACTGAGG CTGAAGTATGCATGAAGCAAGAGGGCCAGCCATTTTGCCAGCGCTTGGAATGTGCAGAAAAACATTGGAATTTGACGAAAGGACAGGGCAATACC GACAATTTCTGGAACAATTATGTCAAGAACGAATTAGGCAATCTCTTTAATCGGGCGGCTGCTAGTGATGGTGGCACCGGAGGTGCCCATTGCAAGAACGCTTCCCTAGATGGTGCAAATAAAGAAGCATGCAAACACATTACAGCTAAATTAGATATTATGTACCGAAATTCAAAGGGCAAACACAAATTGTCTGATCAAATTATAAATTGTCTTCTGATAAATGcttatgctaaaaaattaaatgaacaaGCAAAACAAAGAGGGTATTGTGACATAGGCAAGGGGATACAGGAGGCTTTCAATCACAGTAAAACCATTATTGGGAATACGTCAGGTCCATGTGGAACGGGTACTAATGGCAATAATTGTATTGAATGCAAATGGCAAGAAAGTGACTATGAAAACTGCACAATTAAGGCAACTGACAACGCAGCCCAAACGGAGAATGTAAAGTCTAAAGTGGAATCAATGCTCAACAACAACAGACGAACGAAGGACAGCCCAATACAGAAAATCTTGGCTGAGTTCAATAAGGAAAATACCTTATGTGAACGTATAAATTGTGCAGCGAATTGGTATAAGGACACCAAGACGAGTGGACAG GGCAACTTTTGGGAAAAGAATGGTGCTGCTGTGGCAACACTATGGAAAGATTTGGCTGGAGCAATGGAGAAGAGCAAGGGAATAGGAAACAGCGATTGTGATCATGTGCAAGATGGAACTACAGCATCTCCTTCTGACAggacggcatgcaattatttgtatGCCGGCTTACAGAAACTGTATGAGAAGCCGGACGCGTCGGCGGGGGCGCCGGCGCCGGCGGCGCCGGCGCTGTCGTCGCCAGACGACGGCATCCTATCtaagaacaacccatcgtttagacaaacgatgggttgtttcttacttcacgCATATGCAAAggagatgaaaaagaagtcCATTTGTAATATTGATAAAGGGATAAGCACAGCTTTCGAACTGGGAGAAAAACTGCGTAGTAGTGGTACTTGCAATGGTGGTGCTGGCAGTGGCAAGGGAccttgtgtcccttgccaatggGAGCAGAAGAATTTTCAGGATTgcgaaattaaaacaaatggaagcaCTGACCCAAATTACAAGGTtgagaacaaattgaaggacATCGTAAAGGAAAGCGATCCCGCTGTGACGGCAGCTGCACAGAAAATGAATGAAGTGAAGGACTTATGTAAACGCTTCCAATGTATATCCgaaaaatggttaaaagacGTCAAAAATAAGGGGCAGAATGGCCAAAACCTGACAAAAGACGACTGG AATGATGTATGGAATGAAGTCAAAGCGGAACTCACCGAACTTGGAAGCGCCATAAATTCTAATAAGAGTACTGTAGGCACCTACTGCAGCAAACTTGGGAATCATACGGACGGAAGGCCGAGAGATAAGGAGGCTTGCCTCCgtatagcagcaggattaaaaagtCTCTACGACATCCAAGACAATGACAAACCCGTTAAGGCATCGTTCAAAAGAACGATGcgttgtgttttattaaatgccattgcggataaaatgaagaacgaATTGCCATgtgaaaggggaaggagtgTAACGGAAGGGATAGATAAGGCATTTAAGAAGAGTAATGACATTATGAAGGAAAGTGAAGGTTGCAAGAATAATGATAACTGTTTTACGTGTGAGAGGTTTACGGGCTATAAAAATTGCacatttaaagaaaatagcCGCACAGCGCAATTAACggagttaaagaaaaaaattgacccAAAGTTGGAAGATAGTAATATTAGTAGTTCCTTCACGAAGGATTCTCTAATGAggaccatat GTGGTGGTCAATGCAAAAACATGAGTAATTTGTGTGGTCGTGTAGAATGTGTAAAGAAGCAGTGGTTCGATGACAGGGGGTATGGGACGACGGATACAACGAAGGCG GATGAAATTTGGAAGGAAGTCCAGAAGCAAATCACTGAACTTGACAAGAACATAGGAAAGAATAATGATGACAGTACAGACAGTCTGTGTGCTGCCGTTCAATGTACCAATGGTAATGCAGATGATTGCGTAAGCAAAACAACATGCAAACTTATTGTTAAAGCATTGAAGAACATACATGAGATGAAGGAGAACGGATCCGGTTCTGAGGGGGCCAAATTGAATGACCGAATATTTCGTTCTACCATGCGTTGTGCAATACTCAATGCCTTTATACACACATTAAAGGAACATGCGAGAAATGGTGGTTACGGCTGTGCTGtagagaaaggaataaaggagGCCTTCAGtaagggggaggaggaagaaaatcgcGAAAAGTGGTGTAAGAAGAATGGTAAGGAAGATGGTTCATGTGAGGCGTGTGAGGAAAGATTGTGCTTTGGTTCTAAAATTGGGAAGGCTGATAAACTGTGGGATGAAGTAATGAAGAAGTTAAACACTGACATCAACACCaaaatacaaccaacattgtccaaaataaaagaaaaggtcaCTTTATGTGATCGCGTGAATTGCATAGCATCTCGAGTTAAGGCCAAGGGAAATGAG GACAAATTTTGGAAGACAGATGGCGAAGTCGCTAACTTATGGAAAGATTTGTCCGAAGCAATGAAGGTAAATGGGGGTAAAGACGACAACGGAGGTCAATGTGATCAAATGGATGATAATGGCACCGCAGGTGCCAAGACTAGACCAGCAACTGACcctgaaaaaaaggcatgccAATATCTGTCAGCAGGTTTCAAAAAACTAAGAGAAAATTCCTCTTCTAACCGCAAGGATGGCAAACTCTTGTCCAGCTCATCGTtgagacaaacgatgggttgtttcttacttcatgcttatgcaaatgaaatgaaaaataagtCCATTTGTGTTATTGATGCGGGGATAAAAAGAGCTTTCAAGAATGCAGGTAGTTGCAATGGCAAGAGAccttgtgtcccttgccattGGAATGAAGCCGACTATGACAAATGCCAAATTACCACAACTGGCACAAATGGCAACACTACGAAAAGTGCaaaggacaaattaaaaCATGTTCAGGATAATATTAACAGCACCGCAGAAGACAAcctaaagaaaataaaccGCATGGATAAGTTATGTGATTATATTAAATGCGCcggacccaaatggttcaaaaacaaaaacggaGGTAACGGCAACCCTACgcagacttgg tgtgacttttgggagTATGAAGGCGTCAAACCCAAACTGCAGGATTTATTCGAGAAGATCAAGTCCGGAGGACAGGACACTAATGATGTATGCAATAaatttggtgatggtaatgaggatagtgttgaaagaaaagcatgtaatcatatcacagcagggTTACAATACATTAAGGACATTCAACCAAATGGTAGTGGTGGTAGTGGTCAAGACAACCAACTGCTCCAAcgagcagttggttgtattgctcttaacatgtacgctgatCAAATAATTAAATCGACGGACAATGTTTGTCCCATggatgaaacaaaaataagtAAAATGTTTGAAGAATGGAATAAAAGTAATTCTTTATGTAATGGTGttagtaataataatggttgttttgaatgcaagaGGGAAGCGAATTTTGGTTCTTGCAACCTCCTCGTTGATAAAGACTTAATTGGAACATCAACAGTACAAAATGCAAATTGCAATGATAACGACGACAATAAAGACGtccaaaaacaaatgaaagaactcctcgaagacaaatcCCAATCCAACTCTACCATTAAATCCAACATAACAACCACCTTAACTACTATCACTAACATgacctcttctttctgtactcaactccaatgcgcCGCAAAGAAATGGGGAAAGACTAATAATAAAGCAAATTCAAATGGATCAGTTAGTTGG gatgCCTTGAGGGATGAGATCGAGAAAGAATTGAAGGCACTTCTAGAAAATATGACGGAGGGTCAGACTAAATCGGAAATTACCAAATACTGTAACGACAGGGAATGGGGTGAATTTGgccataaaggaaaacacacaaataaagcagcttgtttgctttttgcttcaggattaaagcacatttatacccATGGTAATGGCCGCGGTAGCGGCCAGGTtaatggcccatcgtttggacaaacgatgggttgtttatttcttaaagaatatgcaaaacaattaataGATTTGgcagataaagaaaaaaagtataaggtacatcctctttgtgaaATAGATAAGGGCATAGATCACGCTTTtagcaaaagtgaaaaaattatgaaagaCACATCTCCATGCAACAAGAATggtaattcttgttttgaatgcaaatggaatgataacgattatgatgattgcaaaattggcaatgATAAAGTAAAGACCAATGTGGAAACATTGTTCAAGCACgacgaaaacaaaaaacatatgcaacaaacattagagaatacagtttgtcccatccttcttacggatatccttaccccttttcttcctttggctcctgtctctattggcctttctgctatggcttattacctttggaag tattttggtcctcttggtaaaggaggaccacgtttcagaagatctcctactgaaattcctggttcatcagtacaggaacagGTCCTTAATCATGTGCaacaagatagttcacatgaatatcgtttggtgaaggaacgaaaacctcgttctgttCCAACaggaacgaaacgttctggtcgcgtgaatcgtcgaacgattattgaaattcattttgaagtgttggatgaatgtcaaaaaggggacacacaattggctcagaaggattttctggaacttttggttcaagagttcatgggatcggaatttatggaagaagaacaggttcctttGGAACGTGTTCCTATTGAAGAGCTTCCAAgcttaggttccgggttattggtttaa
- a CDS encoding phosphatidylserine synthase, putative — protein MLCTKMLSVYFFGASLLTTLFLAQRNDNWDYRTRLNIASLMALVNLLAVATLFKKYIYSVKRDIITIIVNALIMFYYPMILFLHFFTTSEVRSMIKYIFKNITFHAVEKSYMENCNSLENVMDKIDVYVIAHLGGWFLKTLAIRNFFVLNLNSVLFELIELRFQHILPNFYECWWDHIILDVLGCNLAGILIAFGVMKWLNMPLFSWNFPDKFKPNKKGIIFPTVDRLLRKVFTNSSSLVLLVFFSLMTNLNDLNIFFLKAELQLWQTNYLVFFREAVIVTIVFQGCIHLHRIISEPLNLKSLYYVITSSTILLLELSLAIRWKHNLVSDKSDLTTINMVWLSIGSTISSTLVLLYTNEFLI, from the exons ATGCTGTGCACAAAaat GTTGAGTGTTTATTTCTTCGGGGCCTCTCTCCTGACCACTCTGTTCTTGGCGCAAAGAAATGACAATTGGGACTATAGGACGAGGCTAAACAT AGCCTCACTCATGGCACTCGTCAACCTCCTAGCAGTGGCAACATTGttcaaaaaatacatttactCTGTAAAAAGAGACATCATCACAATTATCGTAAATGCGTTAATTATGTTTTACTACCCCATGATCCTATTCCTAcactttttt ACAACGAGTGAAGTACGATCCATGATAAAATACATTTTCAAAAACATAACATTCCACGCAGTAGAGAAGTCCTATATGGAGAATTGTAACTCCTTAGAAAACGTCATG GACAAAATTGACGTGTACGTGATAGCCCACCTGGGAGGTTGGTTTTTAAAGACACTGGCCATTCGAAATTTTTTCGTGTTAAATTTAAATAGCGTATTATTCGAACTGATAGAATTAAGATTTCAGCATATTTTGCCCAACTTTTACGAGTGCTGGTGGGATCAC ATCATATTGGACGTTCTTGGGTGTAACTTAGCGGGAATTCTGATAGCTTTTGGTGTTATGAAGTGGCTAAATATGCCA CTCTTTTCTTGGAATTTTCCAGACAAATTTAAACCGAATAAAAAGGGCATCATATTTCCGACCGTAGATAGACT GTTAAGGAAGGTGTTTACAAATAGCAGTTCCCTGGTGCTGTTagttttcttctccctgATGACGAATCTGAACGAtttaaacatattttttttaaaggccGAATTGCAGTTGTGGCAAACGAATTATTTAGTATTCTTCCGTGAAGCAGTCATCGTGACAATTGTTT TTCAAGGTTGCATACACCTACATCGCATCATTTCAGAACC GCTAAACCTCAAATCCCTGTACTATGTCATTACTTCATCGACAATTCTCCTGTTAGAACTTTCTTTGGCCATAAGGTGGAAACATAACTTGGTGTCGGACAAGTCTGACCTTACTACAATTAAC ATGGTTTGGCTTTCGATAGGTTCAACCATTTCATCGACTTTAGTACTTCTCTACACCAACgagtttttaatttaa